The Candidatus Deferrimicrobiaceae bacterium genomic sequence TATTCAATTTTTGCAGAATTTGGTTGTGGTAGACCATGAGCAATATCCGACAAATGAGCATAATGCAAATATTCACCCTCCAAAGACATCTCCACTGCATTTATCCTAGGAGCGTCCAAAGTTTGCTTGAGCAACAATAGGCTTTGGATTAATGAAGATTTCCCACTTGAATTCTTTCCACAAATTATTGTGATTGGCTTAATGTTTATTTCCGCGGTTTTTTTAATTGCCTTGAAATTGCTTACAGAAAATCCCGTTATCATTTTACCCCTCCGTATTTATTAAACAACGTACCGGATTGATCCACTTCGTGGGATAATTGGTGTCAATCGGCTTCAAATAATGACATACTCACGGCGTACAAATCTAATCCTCAGCATATGGAATATCAGCAACTTACGAAACATAGGTGGGTCAAGCACAAGACCGAAAGGGTCACGTTTAAATTCTGGCTCATTACCACTATGCTACATGCTGGTCAGGTTGAACACCATGTCGGTCACGTAGCGGTTAAACGACGGGTTCTCGACAAACTGCCTGTAGACCTCGGTGTCGTCTTTGAGCAGCGTGAGCATCACGCGGGCGAGCGCCTTGTCGTGCTCGATGCGGGCGGTATTGGGCGTGTTCTTTTTCGCGTTCTGATAAGCAGGATCGGCGGCGACCTTCGTGGCGATGTCTTCCTGGATCCGTTTCGCGACGCGGTCGGCATCGGAAAAGAGCGTTCCGAACGTCTCGTTGAACGACTTGAGGATGTTGCTCAGACGGTCCATCTCGGGTTCGGGCTTGTGCCCGCCGCCGCTGGCCGGAACCGGGCCGATCGCAGCGTCCGCATCCGGCAGTGCGATCTTCATTGCGGCCTGTTTCTCGGCGCGGTAGCTGTCCATGTCGATCGATTCGAGGATGCCCCGGGCTAGATCCACATCATTCGGCGAGGGCAGTTTCGCCACCAGGAAGTTCAGGAAGATGGAGAGCTTCTCCCACTCGGCATTGTTGTACGGAAGGATCGACGCGAGGAAATCGTAGGTGCGGGTAAACGCCTTCGCCTTCCCTTTGAAATCCACTTGCCCGTCCTCGTCGAGCTGCTGATACGCAGCCACGCAGACATCCAGCAGCGGATCGAGCGTTTCCCGGCTCTCGCCTTCCAGATACCACGCGACGAGTGTATCCACCTGCTCCTGCGAATAAATCTGTCGGGCGTCCAGCTCGGCTTTCAGGTCGTGCAGCTTGTTCGGGTCGGTCTCCTCGCTCAGGATGGTCGTCCGGTAATAATCCGAGAACGCCAGCGCGATCGCATCGGCGTCATTCATGAAGTCGAGCACAAAGACATCGTGCTTCTTCGGATGGGCGCGGTTCAGCCGCGATAGAGTCTGCACGGCCTTGATGCCGGACAGCGTCTTGTCGACGTACATCGTGTGGAGCAGCGGTTCGTCGTAGCCGGTCTGGAACTTGTCGGCGCAGATAAGGAATCTATAGGGGTCTTCCCGGATCCGGTCGGCGATCTCCCCGCTCGGGAAGCCGTTGAGCGATCCTTCCGTCACCTTCGCCCCGCCGTATTCGTGCTCGCCGGAAAATGCGACAATCGGCTTGTACGGGCTCTTCCGCTCCTCGAGGCATTTCCTGATGGCGTGGTAATACTGGATAGCCCGCTCGACGCCGCTGGTCACGACCATCGCCCGCGCCTGCCCGCCGATCTTGTTCAGCGCCAGCACCTGGTCGTGGAAATGATCGACCATGATTTCGGCCTTGAGGCCGATGGCGTAGTCGTGACTCTCGACATACCGCCGCAACTTCTTCTGCGCACGCCGCGCATCGAACTCCGGGTCGTCCTCGATCTTCTTCACCAGCTTGTAGTAACTGTTGACCGGCGTGTAGCTCTTGAGCACGTCGAGGATGAACCCTTCCTGGATGGCCTGCTTCATCGTGTAGCTGTGGAAAGGGCGATGCGCGGTCTTCCCCTCCGGGCCGGGAACCGCTTCCCCGAACATCTCGAGCGTCTTGTTCTTCGGCGTGGCCGTGAACGCGAAGTAACTCGCATTGGTCAGCATCTTCTTCGCCAGCATCCGCTTTTCGAGCGCATCGTTGACCGTGTCTTCC encodes the following:
- a CDS encoding type I restriction endonuclease subunit R is translated as MALPTDTSEKGLESLIVTAMTGRPWPTSEPAGAGTGWLSGDPKDYDRSYCVDIVHLRTFLEATQSKVAAALELTTDTPARRAFLARLEKEIAKRGVVDVLRHGVKHGPHDIALFYGTPSPGNEKAAELHALNRFSITRQVRYSLDETKRALDLVLFINGLPIATFELKNSLTKQTVEDAVEQYRRDRDRRERLFAFGRCVVHLAVDDSEVRMCTELKDKASWFLPLNRGYNDGAGNPPNPEGLKTDYLWKRLLTPQGLTDILENYAQLVEEKNEKTKKVVRKQLFPRYHQLDLVRKLLADVRASGAGKRYLIQHSAGSGKSNSIAWLAHQLIGLKKDDKDIFDTVIVVTDRKILDKQIRDTIKQFTHVKATVGHALNSGDLRRFIEGGKKIIISTVQKFPFILDEIGDSHRDRTFAILIDEAHSSQGGKTAAAMSQALADPDPEDTVNDALEKRMLAKKMLTNASYFAFTATPKNKTLEMFGEAVPGPEGKTAHRPFHSYTMKQAIQEGFILDVLKSYTPVNSYYKLVKKIEDDPEFDARRAQKKLRRYVESHDYAIGLKAEIMVDHFHDQVLALNKIGGQARAMVVTSGVERAIQYYHAIRKCLEERKSPYKPIVAFSGEHEYGGAKVTEGSLNGFPSGEIADRIREDPYRFLICADKFQTGYDEPLLHTMYVDKTLSGIKAVQTLSRLNRAHPKKHDVFVLDFMNDADAIALAFSDYYRTTILSEETDPNKLHDLKAELDARQIYSQEQVDTLVAWYLEGESRETLDPLLDVCVAAYQQLDEDGQVDFKGKAKAFTRTYDFLASILPYNNAEWEKLSIFLNFLVAKLPSPNDVDLARGILESIDMDSYRAEKQAAMKIALPDADAAIGPVPASGGGHKPEPEMDRLSNILKSFNETFGTLFSDADRVAKRIQEDIATKVAADPAYQNAKKNTPNTARIEHDKALARVMLTLLKDDTEVYRQFVENPSFNRYVTDMVFNLTSM